The Canis aureus isolate CA01 chromosome 11, VMU_Caureus_v.1.0, whole genome shotgun sequence genome has a segment encoding these proteins:
- the NFU1 gene encoding NFU1 iron-sulfur cluster scaffold homolog, mitochondrial isoform X2 encodes MAAAGLRGGAAAAAAGLRGRFCAMMNPDTIKKQPLHQFVQRPLFPLPATLCNTVRHMFIQTQDTPNPNSLKFIPGKPVLETRTMDFPTPAAAFRSPLARQLFRIEGVKSVFFGPDFITVTKESEELDWNLLKPDIYATIMDFFASGLPLVTEETSSGEAGSEEDDEVVAMIKELLDTRIRPTVQEDGGDVIYKGFEDGIVQLKLQGSCTSCPSSIITLKNGIQNMLQFYIPEVEGVEQVMDDESDEKEANST; translated from the exons ATGGCGGCGGCCGGGCTGCGCGGGGGAGCTGCGGCCGCGGCCGCGGGGCTGCGTGGGCG ATTCTGTGCGATGATGAATCCAGACACCATTAAGAAACAGCCTCTGCATCAGTTTGTGCAAAGACCACTTTTCCCACTGCCTGCAACCTTATGTAACACAG tgagaCACATGTTTATTCAAACACAAGATACCCCAAATCCCAACAGTTTAAAGTTTATTCCAGGAAAACCAGTTCTTGAGACAAGGACCATGGATTTTCCCACACCAGCTGCAGCATTTCGCTCCCCTCTGGCTAG acagTTATTTAGGATTGAAGGTGTAAAAAGTGTCTTTTTTGGACCAGATTTCATCACTGTCACAAAG GAAAGCGAAGAGTTAGACTGGAATTTACTGAAACCAGATATTTATGCAACAATCATGGATTTCTTTGCTTCTGGCTTACCCTTAGTTACTGAGGAAACATCTTCAGGAGAAGCAG GATCTGAAGAAGATGATGAAGTTGTGGCAATGATTAAGGAATTGTTAGATACTAGAATACG GCCAACTGTGCAGGAAGATGGCGGAGATGTTATCTATAAAGGCTTTGAAGATGGCATTGTCCAGCTGAAGCTCCAAGGTTCTTGTACCAGCTGCCCCAGTTCAATCATTACTCTGAAAAATGGAATTCAGAACATGCTGCAATTTTATATTCCAGAGGTGGAGGGTGTAGAACAG gtTATGGATGATGAATCAgatgaaaaagaagcaaactcaacttaa
- the NFU1 gene encoding NFU1 iron-sulfur cluster scaffold homolog, mitochondrial isoform X3, with protein MMNPDTIKKQPLHQFVQRPLFPLPATLCNTVRHMFIQTQDTPNPNSLKFIPGKPVLETRTMDFPTPAAAFRSPLARQLFRIEGVKSVFFGPDFITVTKESEELDWNLLKPDIYATIMDFFASGLPLVTEETSSGEAGSEEDDEVVAMIKELLDTRIRPTVQEDGGDVIYKGFEDGIVQLKLQGSCTSCPSSIITLKNGIQNMLQFYIPEVEGVEQVMDDESDEKEANST; from the exons ATGATGAATCCAGACACCATTAAGAAACAGCCTCTGCATCAGTTTGTGCAAAGACCACTTTTCCCACTGCCTGCAACCTTATGTAACACAG tgagaCACATGTTTATTCAAACACAAGATACCCCAAATCCCAACAGTTTAAAGTTTATTCCAGGAAAACCAGTTCTTGAGACAAGGACCATGGATTTTCCCACACCAGCTGCAGCATTTCGCTCCCCTCTGGCTAG acagTTATTTAGGATTGAAGGTGTAAAAAGTGTCTTTTTTGGACCAGATTTCATCACTGTCACAAAG GAAAGCGAAGAGTTAGACTGGAATTTACTGAAACCAGATATTTATGCAACAATCATGGATTTCTTTGCTTCTGGCTTACCCTTAGTTACTGAGGAAACATCTTCAGGAGAAGCAG GATCTGAAGAAGATGATGAAGTTGTGGCAATGATTAAGGAATTGTTAGATACTAGAATACG GCCAACTGTGCAGGAAGATGGCGGAGATGTTATCTATAAAGGCTTTGAAGATGGCATTGTCCAGCTGAAGCTCCAAGGTTCTTGTACCAGCTGCCCCAGTTCAATCATTACTCTGAAAAATGGAATTCAGAACATGCTGCAATTTTATATTCCAGAGGTGGAGGGTGTAGAACAG gtTATGGATGATGAATCAgatgaaaaagaagcaaactcaacttaa
- the NFU1 gene encoding NFU1 iron-sulfur cluster scaffold homolog, mitochondrial isoform X4 — MDFFASGLPLVTEETSSGEAGSEEDDEVVAMIKELLDTRIRPTVQEDGGDVIYKGFEDGIVQLKLQGSCTSCPSSIITLKNGIQNMLQFYIPEVEGVEQVMDDESDEKEANST, encoded by the exons ATGGATTTCTTTGCTTCTGGCTTACCCTTAGTTACTGAGGAAACATCTTCAGGAGAAGCAG GATCTGAAGAAGATGATGAAGTTGTGGCAATGATTAAGGAATTGTTAGATACTAGAATACG GCCAACTGTGCAGGAAGATGGCGGAGATGTTATCTATAAAGGCTTTGAAGATGGCATTGTCCAGCTGAAGCTCCAAGGTTCTTGTACCAGCTGCCCCAGTTCAATCATTACTCTGAAAAATGGAATTCAGAACATGCTGCAATTTTATATTCCAGAGGTGGAGGGTGTAGAACAG gtTATGGATGATGAATCAgatgaaaaagaagcaaactcaacttaa
- the NFU1 gene encoding NFU1 iron-sulfur cluster scaffold homolog, mitochondrial isoform X1, with the protein MQGARRGTRSWVSRVTTWAHGRFCAMMNPDTIKKQPLHQFVQRPLFPLPATLCNTVRHMFIQTQDTPNPNSLKFIPGKPVLETRTMDFPTPAAAFRSPLARQLFRIEGVKSVFFGPDFITVTKESEELDWNLLKPDIYATIMDFFASGLPLVTEETSSGEAGSEEDDEVVAMIKELLDTRIRPTVQEDGGDVIYKGFEDGIVQLKLQGSCTSCPSSIITLKNGIQNMLQFYIPEVEGVEQVMDDESDEKEANST; encoded by the exons atgcagggagcccgacgtgggacgcgatcctgggtctccagggtcacgacctgggcccacggcag ATTCTGTGCGATGATGAATCCAGACACCATTAAGAAACAGCCTCTGCATCAGTTTGTGCAAAGACCACTTTTCCCACTGCCTGCAACCTTATGTAACACAG tgagaCACATGTTTATTCAAACACAAGATACCCCAAATCCCAACAGTTTAAAGTTTATTCCAGGAAAACCAGTTCTTGAGACAAGGACCATGGATTTTCCCACACCAGCTGCAGCATTTCGCTCCCCTCTGGCTAG acagTTATTTAGGATTGAAGGTGTAAAAAGTGTCTTTTTTGGACCAGATTTCATCACTGTCACAAAG GAAAGCGAAGAGTTAGACTGGAATTTACTGAAACCAGATATTTATGCAACAATCATGGATTTCTTTGCTTCTGGCTTACCCTTAGTTACTGAGGAAACATCTTCAGGAGAAGCAG GATCTGAAGAAGATGATGAAGTTGTGGCAATGATTAAGGAATTGTTAGATACTAGAATACG GCCAACTGTGCAGGAAGATGGCGGAGATGTTATCTATAAAGGCTTTGAAGATGGCATTGTCCAGCTGAAGCTCCAAGGTTCTTGTACCAGCTGCCCCAGTTCAATCATTACTCTGAAAAATGGAATTCAGAACATGCTGCAATTTTATATTCCAGAGGTGGAGGGTGTAGAACAG gtTATGGATGATGAATCAgatgaaaaagaagcaaactcaacttaa